The sequence GTGATGCGGATCGTCTCCGCCTCGATCCGGCGGTTGCCCTGCACCTCGATGCCCTGAAGCACGAAGCCGCCGGCCTGGGCGAGCACTGGCTGATGTGGCACCAGCGCACCGATGAAAACGAATGCCGCCAAGACAAAGTTGAACGCGGGGAGCCTGATTCCCCGAACGATCGATACCCGCATCTGCCCCTGACCCTCTTTTGGTGTGGGTTTTACTGTGTTTTTCAGAGGCGCCGCGCTGTGGTGCTAGAGCGACAGCCTGCTCAGATCGTTATACGTTGCGAAGACCATCAGGGACAACACCATAGCGAGACCCACCGCCATCGCGATGTCCACCCACCGGCCCTTGGGCTGACGCCCCGTCACGGCCTCGATCGCGTAGAAGACGAGGTGCCCGCCGTCGAGCACCGGGATCGGGAACAGGTTCATCAGCCCGATCGCGGTGGAGATGAGTGCGATGAGCTGGATGAAGTTGGTGAGCCCCTGCCCCGCCGTCTCACCCGAGACCTGGGCGATGCCGACCGGCCCGTTGATGTTGGACGGGCTCAGGCTGCCCGCGATCATGTGGCCGATCCCGTCGATGGTGCCGGTGATGATCGCGAACATACGGGAGGTGGCAACACTCAGCGCCTCGATCGGACCGGCGGTGCGTACCGCGGGCTCGATATAGGTGCCGACGGTCACGCCAATGATGGCGCGCCGCTCGAACCCGTCCGCTGTCGGCACGTCCTCGACCCGCGGGGTCATGGTCATCGTCATCGTCTCGTCCCCGCGGCGCAGGGTAATGTCGATGGGCACGCCCTCGGAATTGCCGACCGCGGCGAGCAGCGCGTCGAAGTCCGGCAGCGGCTTGTCATTGGCCGAGAGCAGCAGATCGCCCGCCTCGATCCCCGCCTGGCTGGCGGCGGAGAGCGGACGCACGCCCACGACATAGGGCGGCCGCGGATAGGGCACGGCGAGGGTCAGGACCTCGCCATCACGCTCGACGAGGAAGGGCGTGGTCGTGTCGCTCGGCAGGTCGGAGAACGCCTCGACCATCTCCACATAGGTCGTCACCTCCGTGTCACCGACCTGGCGCACGATGTCGCCGGCCTGCAGCGGCGTGGCGGAGACGACGGAGTCCGGGATGCCCCCAATCACCGGTTCCTCCACCGCGAGGCCGTTCCAGGCGATGAAGCCGAGGAAGATCGCGATGGTCAGGATGAAGTTGGCGATGGGTCCGG is a genomic window of Pontivivens ytuae containing:
- the rseP gene encoding RIP metalloprotease RseP; the encoded protein is MEFISDLPIIGGFLGAVLPFIVVIAIVVFVHEFGHYIVGRWCGIHAEVFSLGFGKELWSRTDSRGTVWRIGALPLGGYVKFLGDADGASRPDQSAVEGMDAETRARSFPGAALWKRALTVSAGPIANFILTIAIFLGFIAWNGLAVEEPVIGGIPDSVVSATPLQAGDIVRQVGDTEVTTYVEMVEAFSDLPSDTTTPFLVERDGEVLTLAVPYPRPPYVVGVRPLSAASQAGIEAGDLLLSANDKPLPDFDALLAAVGNSEGVPIDITLRRGDETMTMTMTPRVEDVPTADGFERRAIIGVTVGTYIEPAVRTAGPIEALSVATSRMFAIITGTIDGIGHMIAGSLSPSNINGPVGIAQVSGETAGQGLTNFIQLIALISTAIGLMNLFPIPVLDGGHLVFYAIEAVTGRQPKGRWVDIAMAVGLAMVLSLMVFATYNDLSRLSL